From the Sanguibacter sp. HDW7 genome, the window CGGCACCTGGACCTACCCGCTCGACGCCGTCGAGACCGGCCTGCAGGCCGCCGTCGCCTCCGTCCTCGCGGACGCCGAGGCCCGCCACGGCGTCCGCCCGAGCACCCTCGGGGCGCTCGGCGTCTCCGCGATGATGCACGGCTACGTCGCGCTCGACGCCGCCGGCGAGCTCCTCGTCCCCTTCCGCACGTGGCGCAACACCTCGACCGGGCCGGCCGCCGCGGAGCTCACCGCGCGCCTCGGCGTCAACATCCCCCTGCGCTGGTCCGTCGCCCACCTCGTCCAGGCGGTCCTCGACGACGAGCCCCACCTCGCGCGCCTCGCACGGCTCACGACGCTCGCGGGCTACGTCCACCACCGCCTCACCGGCCGCCACGTGCTCGGCGTGGGCGACGCGTCGGGCATGTTCCCCGTCGACCCCGTCACGCGCGGCTACGACGCGGACCGCCTCGCGGCGACCGATGCCCTGCTCGCCGAGCACGGCCACGCGCTGCGGCTCGCCGAGCTGCTCCCGACGCCCCTCGTCGCCGGTGCGGACGCGGGCACGCTCACCGAGGCCGGCGCGCGCTACCTCGACCCGACCGGGACCCTGCGGGCCGGCGTGCCCGTCGCGGCGCCCGAGGGTGACGCCGGCACAGGCATGGTCGCGACGGCCGCCGTGCGACCGCGCACGGGCAACGTCTCCGTCGGCACGTCGATCTTCGCGATGGTCGTCCTCGAGCAGCCCCTCGCGCGCGTCCACCCGGAGATCGACGTCGTCACGACGCCCGCGGGCGACCTCGTCGCGATGGTCCACTGCAACAACGGCGCGAGCGAGCTCGGCGCCTGGGCTGCGCTGCTCGGCGAGCTCACGTCCGCGCTCGGCACGCCCGCCACGTCCGACGACGTCTTCGCGGCGCTCCTCGGCGCGGCCCCGGGTGGTGAGCCCGACGCGGGCGGCATCGTCGCGTACAACCAGGTCTCGGGCGAGCCCGTCGCCCACCTCGACGCCGGGGCGCCGCTCGTCGTCCGCACACCCGGCAGCCGCCTCACGCTCGCGAACCTCGCGCGCGCCCAGGCCTACGGCGTCTTCGCGACGCTGAGCCTCGGGCTGCGGGCCCTCGCGGAGGAGGGCGTCGTCATCGACTCCCTGCGTGCGCACGGCGGGATCTTCCGCACGGCCGGCGTCGCGCAGCGCTTCTGCGCGGCCGCGGTCGGCGCGCCCGTCGTCGTCGGCGAGACCGCGGGCGAGGGCGGCGCGTGGGGCATGGCCGTGCTCGCCGACCTGCGCCGCGAGGTCGCCTCGGGTGCGGGCATCGTCCCCGACCTCGGCGACCACCTCGACCGCGTCGTCGGCGCGCGCTCCGCGACGTCCGTCGTCGAGCCCGACCCCGTCGACGCCGCGGGATACGCGACCTACCTCGCCCGGTACGAGGCTGGGCTCGAGGCGGTCCGGGTCGCGGCCCGGACCCTCACGCCCCCGCCGCCCACGGCCGACGCCCTCGTCGCGGCGGGTGCCGCGACCTCCGGAAGGACCGACGCATGACCACGCTCGACGCCCTGCCCGCCGACGTCCGCGACGAGGTCGCGCGCGTACGGGCGAAGGTCGCCCGTCTCCACGCCGAGCTGCCCCGCTGGGGGCTCGTCGTCTGGACCGCCGGCAACGTCTCGGAGCGCGTGCGCGTCCCCGGCGGCGAGGACCTGCTCGTCATCAAGCCGTCGGGCGTCACGTACGACGAGCTCACCGCGGACGCGATGGTCGTGTGCGACCTCGACGGCGTGCTCGTCGACGGCGACCGCGCCCCCTCCTCGGACACCGCCGCGCACGCCTACGTGTACCGGCACATGCCCGAGGTCGGGGGCGTCGTCCACACGCACTCGACCTACGCGACGGCCTGGGCCGCGCGCGGGGAGGAGATCCCGTGCGCGCTCACGATGATGGCCGACGAGTTCGGCGGGCCCGTGCCCGTCGGGCCCTTCGCGCTCATCGGCGACGACTCGATCGGTCGCGGCATCGTCGACACGCTCACGGGCTCACGCAGCCCGGCCGTCCTCATGCGCAACCACGGCCCGTTCACGATCGGTCGCGACGCGACCGCAGCCGTCAAGGCCGCGGTCATGGTCG encodes:
- a CDS encoding FGGY-family carbohydrate kinase; translation: MEQGSPRTDAARTLTEGRAVLGIELGSTRIKAVLVDADLTPLAQGSHAWENDLADGTWTYPLDAVETGLQAAVASVLADAEARHGVRPSTLGALGVSAMMHGYVALDAAGELLVPFRTWRNTSTGPAAAELTARLGVNIPLRWSVAHLVQAVLDDEPHLARLARLTTLAGYVHHRLTGRHVLGVGDASGMFPVDPVTRGYDADRLAATDALLAEHGHALRLAELLPTPLVAGADAGTLTEAGARYLDPTGTLRAGVPVAAPEGDAGTGMVATAAVRPRTGNVSVGTSIFAMVVLEQPLARVHPEIDVVTTPAGDLVAMVHCNNGASELGAWAALLGELTSALGTPATSDDVFAALLGAAPGGEPDAGGIVAYNQVSGEPVAHLDAGAPLVVRTPGSRLTLANLARAQAYGVFATLSLGLRALAEEGVVIDSLRAHGGIFRTAGVAQRFCAAAVGAPVVVGETAGEGGAWGMAVLADLRREVASGAGIVPDLGDHLDRVVGARSATSVVEPDPVDAAGYATYLARYEAGLEAVRVAARTLTPPPPTADALVAAGAATSGRTDA
- a CDS encoding L-ribulose-5-phosphate 4-epimerase; this translates as MTTLDALPADVRDEVARVRAKVARLHAELPRWGLVVWTAGNVSERVRVPGGEDLLVIKPSGVTYDELTADAMVVCDLDGVLVDGDRAPSSDTAAHAYVYRHMPEVGGVVHTHSTYATAWAARGEEIPCALTMMADEFGGPVPVGPFALIGDDSIGRGIVDTLTGSRSPAVLMRNHGPFTIGRDATAAVKAAVMVEEVARTIHIARQLGEPDLIADSHVDALYARYQNVYGQH